Proteins from a genomic interval of Medicago truncatula cultivar Jemalong A17 chromosome 3, MtrunA17r5.0-ANR, whole genome shotgun sequence:
- the LOC25490111 gene encoding protein tesmin/TSO1-like CXC 5, producing MEKSETTLDLANRKFARQLDFAAACGGPSYLTLSPPTPQSLSKTIPRPPTPSYLPPPAQMHLDFQSPVRRPWKQSPPQWQQQRTSQSPPVMPHFQSPRPQLVSPVHRLPYSTPKLPVKRFQALNESPSPRSQSQNKAGLKDNTLKKQKRCNCKNSKCLKLYCECYAAGIYCDGCNCQNCHNNLNNEAARKEAIGMTLEKNPNAFRPKIASSPQKPEVSMEEVSEIQLIGRHNKGCHCKKGCLKKYCECFHANVLCSENCKCIDCKNFEGSDVWRIVLQEECSLVQIRQATNAAINGAVGFGPSISGTHITPKKRKIQESFSGKSLTDQPVSMTAQHQRELDPIASSPLSLSASFVSDTAYKRISRPKFRSVLADVLQTQNVKNLCSLLVVLSKEAAKTNAEMRGKAARKIKTEKYEASIASSSQLLQDSRNVVRASENHANKDVADAVDIDIHNRPLSPETLKLMCDELDEMFFGNGSANGVAIDNAYQNMIQKSSNSDGYTAVYAEQERLILTKFRDVLGELIILGSIKETMHSSSVKKDVSIEKTPKNNGDSGAETKGILLNNCTANCSIPVATYARTNGHDTTDLSLRLPAD from the exons ATGGAGAAGAGCGAAACGACGCTGGATTTAGCTAATCGGAAATTTGCGCGGCAATTGGATTTCGCCGCCGCATGTGGAGGTCCGTCGTACCTGACATTGTCGCCACCGACGCCGCAGTCACTGTCAAAAACCATTCCACGACCTCCGACACCGTCGTATTTGCCACCTCCGGCGCAAATGCATTTGGATTTTCAGTCACCAGTGAGACGGCCGTGGAAACAATCACCACCACAGTGGCAGCAGCAGAGAACGTCACAGTCTCCGCCGGTGATGCCGCATTTTCAATCACCGCGGCCGCAGTTAGTTTCGCCGGTTCATCGATTACCATACTCCACACCAAAGCTTCCGGTGAAGAGGTTTCAAGCGCT AAACGAGTCTCCTAGCCCTAGATCACAGTCTCAAAATAAAGCAGGGTTAAAGGACAACACTCTAAAGAAGCAAAAACGATGTAACTGCAAAAATTCCAAATGCCTTAAACT GTACTGTGAGTGCTATGCAGCTGGGATCTATTGTGATGGTTGCAACTGTCAAAATTGTCATAATAATCTGAACAATGAGGCTGCCCGAAAGGAGGCAATTGGAATGACACTGGAAAAAAATCCAAATGCTTTCAGACCAAAAATTGCAAGCAGTCCGCAAAAACCAGAAGTTTCTATG GAGGAAGTGTCTGAAATTCAATTGATAGGAAGGCACAATAAAGGATGTCACTGCAAGAAAGGTTGCCTAAAGAAGTATTGTGAGTGTTTCCATGCCAACGTCCTCTGCTCTGAAAATTGTAAATGCATTGACTGCAAGAATTTTGAAGGAAGTGACGTATGGAGAATAGTTTTACAAGAAGAGTGTAGTCTAGTTCAAATCAGACAAGCAACTAATGCTGCCATTAACGGAGCAGTTGGATTTGGACCCTCCATCTCTGGAACCCATATAACACCCAAGAAGAGAAAAATCCAGGAAAGTTTTTCTGGCAAATCACTCACAGATCAACCTGTTAGCATGACTGCTCAACACCAACGG GAACTTGATCCTATAGCTTCATCTCCCTTATCCCTGTCAGCTTCCTTTGTTTCCGACACTGCCTATAAAAGAATTTCAAGACCTAAATTCAg GTCTGTGCTGGCTGATGTCCTCCAGACACAGAATGTGAAAAATCTTTGTTCACTTTTAGTTGTTCTCTCCAAAGAAGCTGCAAAGACAAATGCAG AAATGAGAGGGAAAGCTGCTAGGAAAATAAAGACCGAGAAATATGAAGCTTCTATTGCTTCATCATCTCAATTGCTGCAAGACAGTAGAAATGTTGTCAGGGCTTCGGAGAATCATGCAAATAAAGATGTAGCAGATGCAGTAGATATTGACATTCATAATAGGCCACTGTCACCAGAAACACTTAAATTGATGTGTGATGAACTGGATGAGATGTTTTTCGGTAATGGTTCTGCAAATGGAGTTGCAATTGACAATGCTTATCAGAACATGATTCAAAAGTCTTCCAACTCTGATGGATACACTGCTGTTTATGCAGAGCAGGAAAGGCTTATCCTGACCAAGTTCAGGGATGTTCTTGGAGAACTGATTATTCTTGGTAGCATTAAAG AAACAATGCACTCTTCATCAGTGAAGAAAGATGTTAGTATCGAGAAAACACCTAAAAACAATGGTGATAGTGGTGCTGAAACTAAGGGGATTCTTCTCAACAACTGCACTGCCAATTGCTCAATCCCAGTGGCTACCTATGCAAGAACTAATGGACATGATACTACTGATCTTTCATTGAGGTTGCCTGCCGATTGA